In Limisphaera ngatamarikiensis, the following proteins share a genomic window:
- a CDS encoding GDSL-type esterase/lipase family protein encodes MKIMIRRRIPQVHGFRAWVWIGSVLAWAALVAVGAQEVRSPQPGLDRAPTGEMLPGKGPVQKGDWFDKVWAQRRAEFRARREVDRGAIVFLGDSITQGWSDLSRRFSQWKVANRGISGDTTRGVLYRLQEDVLDLDPAAIVLLIGTNDIGLGADPEDVAANVRTILERCQKANPKMPVIVCKVMPSHANRQRPADKIRRLNELVDQVVRDFPQCRRCDTWSPFADAEGNARPEEFPDLLHPNAAGYAKWAAALEPILRELPGLPAASAGQQVQPSGQAR; translated from the coding sequence ATGAAAATCATGATTCGTCGTCGAATCCCGCAGGTGCACGGGTTCCGTGCGTGGGTTTGGATTGGCTCGGTTCTGGCGTGGGCGGCTTTGGTGGCGGTGGGCGCCCAGGAGGTGCGCAGTCCGCAACCGGGCCTGGACCGTGCGCCCACCGGGGAGATGTTACCCGGGAAAGGCCCGGTGCAGAAGGGGGATTGGTTTGACAAGGTTTGGGCGCAGCGTCGGGCCGAGTTTCGTGCGCGGCGCGAGGTGGATCGGGGTGCGATCGTTTTTCTGGGGGACTCCATCACGCAAGGATGGAGCGATCTGAGCCGGCGGTTTTCGCAGTGGAAGGTGGCCAATCGGGGGATCAGCGGCGACACCACGCGCGGTGTGTTGTACCGGTTGCAGGAGGATGTGCTGGATCTGGACCCGGCGGCGATCGTGTTGTTGATCGGCACCAACGACATTGGTTTGGGGGCGGATCCCGAGGACGTGGCGGCGAACGTCCGCACGATTCTGGAGCGGTGTCAGAAGGCCAATCCCAAGATGCCCGTGATCGTGTGCAAGGTCATGCCCAGCCACGCCAACCGTCAGCGCCCTGCCGACAAGATCCGGCGGTTGAACGAGTTGGTGGACCAGGTGGTGCGCGACTTTCCGCAGTGCCGGCGATGTGACACCTGGAGTCCCTTTGCGGATGCCGAGGGCAACGCGCGGCCGGAGGAATTTCCGGATTTGCTCCATCCGAATGCGGCCGGGTACGCCAAGTGGGCTGCTGCACTGGAGCCGATTTTGCGCGAGCTGCCGGGCTTGCCCGCGGCATCGGCCGGCCAACAGGTCCAGCCTTCGGGGCAGGCCCGGTGA
- a CDS encoding DUF4404 family protein produces the protein MIEETLRKLEERLGGAEGLDETRKRELLALVNALKEEVRGLSQTHREEAGSIAGFAQLSAYEATRKRPDPALVGLSLEGLKRAVAAFETSHPRLVQTVNHISQILANLGI, from the coding sequence ATGATTGAGGAAACCTTGCGCAAGTTGGAGGAGCGGCTGGGCGGCGCGGAAGGGTTGGACGAGACCCGGAAGCGGGAATTGTTGGCGCTGGTGAATGCGCTGAAGGAGGAGGTTCGGGGCCTGTCGCAGACGCACCGTGAGGAGGCGGGGAGCATTGCGGGGTTTGCTCAGCTGTCGGCCTACGAGGCCACGCGCAAACGTCCCGATCCGGCGCTGGTGGGGCTTTCGCTGGAGGGGCTGAAGCGGGCGGTGGCGGCATTTGAGACGTCGCATCCGCGTCTGGTGCAGACGGTGAATCACATCAGTCAGATTCTCGCCAATTTGGGCATTTGA
- a CDS encoding ACT domain-containing protein — protein MTVLGKDRPGLVDRVAEVVRGHGGNWLESRMARLGGQFAGILRVSVPEERQSELEQALAGLQREGLSVVVHRDVAWSVMEPGRPAVLEVVGQDRPGIVREIAHALAEAGVNVEELETQCRSAAMSGEAIFEARFQVSVPLSCSMAELRRRIEQVAEDLIVEAEFREEPGGGLGVHRSSAQAELPEETGSD, from the coding sequence ATGACGGTGTTGGGGAAGGACCGGCCCGGGTTGGTGGATCGGGTGGCGGAGGTGGTCCGGGGTCATGGGGGGAACTGGCTGGAGAGCCGGATGGCGCGGTTGGGCGGGCAGTTTGCCGGGATTCTGCGGGTGTCGGTGCCGGAGGAACGGCAATCGGAGCTGGAACAGGCGCTGGCCGGTCTTCAACGCGAGGGTCTGAGCGTGGTGGTGCACCGTGACGTGGCGTGGTCGGTGATGGAACCGGGGCGTCCGGCGGTGTTGGAGGTGGTGGGGCAGGACCGACCCGGCATTGTTCGGGAGATTGCGCATGCGTTGGCCGAGGCGGGTGTGAACGTGGAGGAGCTGGAGACGCAATGCCGCAGCGCGGCGATGTCGGGGGAGGCGATTTTCGAGGCGCGGTTTCAGGTGTCGGTGCCGTTGTCGTGCAGCATGGCGGAGCTGCGCCGGCGGATTGAGCAGGTGGCGGAGGACCTGATTGTGGAGGCGGAATTTCGGGAGGAACCGGGGGGCGGGTTGGGGGTTCATCGTTCTTCTGCGCAGGCGGAGCTGCCCGAGGAGACCGGCTCGGACTGA